The proteins below come from a single Vitis vinifera cultivar Pinot Noir 40024 chromosome 9, ASM3070453v1 genomic window:
- the LOC100263348 gene encoding coniferyl alcohol acyltransferase: MGGGGKYFTVTVTRKELVAAEVPMQEHWLPLSNLDLLLPPIDVSMFFCYKKPHQNANGGDDFTFGSMAGVLRKALAQALVSYYAFAGEVVSNSVGEPELLCNNQGVDFTEAYADAKLHDLSLYNPDDSIEGKLVPKKQHGVLCVQVTELKCGGVVVGCTFDHRIADAYSANMFLVSWAEMALCKPLSVVPSFRRSLLNIRRPGSYDPSLDEMYVLISALPPPRAPQPGGADPFISRIYYVTAEQLSLLQTLASISKGSSYKRTKLESFSAFLWKMVAASAVMENDNKMICKMGIVVDGRRRLSSGDEDKSAVMASYFGNVLSIPFGEKMIDELKEKPLSWVADAVHEYLEGAVTKEHFLGLIDWVEAHRPEPALARIYCSGSSDGPALVVSSGQRFAVSKVDFGWGRPALGSFHFPWGGEAGYVMPMPSPARDGDWVVYMHLLKGQIEFIETEAAHVFRPVTSEYLNLIN; the protein is encoded by the exons ATGGGTGGTGGAGGAAAGTACTTCACGGTGACTGTGACCAGGAAAGAGCTAGTGGCAGCGGAGGTGCCAATGCAGGAGCATTGGCTGCCGCTATCTAACCTCGATCTGCTTTTGCCTCCTATAGATGTGAGTATGTTTTTCTGTTACAAGAAGCCCCATCAGAATGCTAATGGAGGTGATGACTTCACCTTTGGGTCCATGGCTGGGGTTCTGAGGAAAGCCTTGGCCCAAGCACTGGTCTCCTATTATGCTTTTGCAGGGGAAGTAGTGAGTAACTCAGTGGGTGAACCTGAACTTCTATGCAATAACCAAGGGGTGGATTTCACGGAGGCTTACGCAGATGCAAAACTTCATGACCTCAGCTTGTACAACCCTGACGATAGTATTGAAGGCAAGCTTGTCCCCAAGAAGCAGCATGGTGTCCTCTGTGTGCAG GTGACTGAGCTCAAATGTGGTGGAGTCGTGGTGGGCTGTACATTCGATCATCGGATAGCTGACGCATATTCTGCTAATATGTTCCTAGTTTCATGGGCTGAGATGGCCCTGTGCAAGCCACTATCTGTGGTTCCATCTTTCCGGCGCTCTCTTCTCAACATTAGACGTCCAGGCTCCTACGATCCCTCCCTGGATGAAATGTACGTCCTTATATCAGCCTTACCTCCTCCCAGAGCTCCGCAGCCGGGCGGTGCTGATCCTTTCATAAGCCGCATATACTATGTCACGGCCGAACAACTCAGTCTACTCCAAACACTAGCCAGTATCAGCAAGGGCAGCTCCTACAAGAGAACTAAACTAGAGTCTTTCAGTGCATTTTTGTGGAAGATGGTCGCGGCAAGTGCTGTCAtggaaaatgataataaaatgaTATGCAAGATGGGCATCGTGGTGGACGGAAGAAGGCGGTTAAGCAGTGGAGACGAGGATAAATCAGCAGTGATGGCCTCTTACTTTGGAAATGTGCTGTCAATCCCCTTTGGTGAGAAGATGATAGATGAACTGAAAGAGAAACCCTTGAGTTGGGTGGCAGATGCCGTTCACGAGTACCTGGAAGGGGCAGTGACAAAGGAGCATTTCTTGGGCCTCATCGACTGGGTGGAGGCTCACCGTCCAGAGCCTGCTTTAGCAAGGATATACTGCAGTGGCAGCAGCGATGGACCGGCACTTGTGGTATCATCAGGGCAGAGATTCGCAGTGTCAAAGGTGGATTTCGGGTGGGGTAGGCCGGCTCTGGGATCATTCCATTTTCCATGGGGTGGTGAAGCTGGGTACGTGATGCCAATGCCAAGTCCGGCCAGAGATGGTGACTGGGTGGTGTACATGCACCTCTTGAAAGGGCAGATAGAGTTTATTGAGACTGAGGCCGCCCATGTCTTTAGACCTGTGACATCTGAATATCTCAACTTGATCAACTGA
- the LOC132254306 gene encoding coniferyl alcohol acyltransferase-like: MGGNTGDGRVVSDATCFKGEGLGEGDGRGEGGNVKTSDAVHEYLEGAVTKEHFLGLIDWVEAHRPEPALEKIYCSGSSDGPAFVVSSGRTFPASKVDFGWGRPALGSYHFRWDGEAGYVMPMPSPARDGDWVVYMHLLKGQIELIETEAAHVFRPLTSEYLNLIS, translated from the exons atgggaggaaatacAGGTGATGGTAGAGTAGTATCTGATGCGACGTGCTTTAAGGGAGAAGGTCTAGGTGAAGGTGATGGTAGGGGTGAAGGGGGAAATGTGAAAACCTCAG ATGCCGTTCACGAGTACCTGGAAGGAGCAGTGACAAAGGAGCATTTCTTGGGGCTCATTGACTGGGTGGAGGCTCATCGTCCAGAGCCTGCTTTAGAAAAGATATACTGCAGTGGCAGCAGCGATGGACCGGCATTTGTGGTATCATCAGGGAGGACATTCCCAGCCTCAAAGGTGGATTTCGGGTGGGGTAGGCCGGCTCTGGGGTCATACCATTTTCGATGGGATGGGGAAGCTGGATACGTGATGCCAATGCCAAGTCCGGCCAGAGATGGTGACTGGGTGGTGTACATGCACCTCTTGAAAGGGCAGATAGAGTTGATTGAGACTGAGGCCGCCCATGTCTTTAGACCTTTAACATCTGAATATCTCAACTTGATCAGCTGA